A segment of the Deltaproteobacteria bacterium genome:
GGCATCTGCTCCATGTTCATCATCGGCCTGGTTCTGCATGTGGCCAACTATTTCTTTGAACTGGGCTACTCTTTCTTCTTCGTGGCCAGTCTTTATTCCCTGTTGATCAGCTTCTTCTTTGCTCTGGCCATCGTCAAATACCGTTTGGTAGACATTCATTTCATTATCCGCGGGGGCATTCTTTATTCGATCCTTACCGGATTGGTCCTGGTGATCTATGTCCTTTTAATTAAAAACGTTTGTGACATTCTGGCCAATAAGTTTGGGACCACTTCATTACTCGTAGAAAGTGTTTTCATCCTTGTTTTGGTCTTCCTCCTGCGGCCACTGGAGAGGAGGGTAGAAGAATTCATTGACCGATTTTTCTACCGGGACCGGTATCTTTTCCGGCTCAAGTTTTTCGAGTTCACTCGCACCCTTCTGAACATCCTCGACCTGCAAACCCTTTCCCGGGCCACAGTGGAATTTATTTCCCAGGCTCTGGTTGTGAATAAGGTAGGAATATGGACCCTGGACGTGGAAGCGGATTCTTACCGGATGACCAGTCAGACGGGTTTCTTAGAGGAGAGGCCCTTTGCGGAGGAAAGCTCCTTCATCGCCTACTTGAAGAAATCGCAAAGGGCTGTTGAGCTGGAATACATCAAGAACTATTATCCCCTCCAGGCCGACGTAAAAGAAATGATGATTGAACATATTGCTCTGGTCATTCCCTTCCAGTGGGAGGAAGGCCTGCTGGGGTTTTTGTTAGTGGGGGATAAACGGAATGGAAAGAATTTCACGATCATGGAAATCGAAGCGTTGGAAGCCCTTGCTCCGGCTATGGCCATGGCTATTTCTCGGGCTCTTCTTTACCAGAACTTGAAGAGGAAAGATCTGCAGATGATGCAATCAGAAAAACTGGCAGCCTTGGGAGAGATGGCCGCTTCCTTTGTCCATGGAATTCGCAATCCCCTGGGCATCATCTCGGGTTCAGCGGAGACCCTGAAGAAAAAAATTCCTGAACCTGTCCAGTCGGAAATGATTCAGTTCATCCGCGAGGAGTCCGAGCGCATCAATCGCATGCTGACGAACTTTCTGGAGTTTGCCAAACCGAAACCCCCTACCTTCCAAGAGGTAAACCTGAAGGACATTCTGAGGCGGACAGTGGATTTAAGCTCCATTCCTGCCCGCGAGAGGGGGGTTCAGGTCGTCCAGGAATATCCCCAGGATAAAGTCTCCCTTTTCTTGGATCCGGAACAGATCCATGAGGCCTTCGTCAACTTGGAGTTGAATGCTCTGGAAGCGATGCCTGCGGGAGGGACGCTGCGTATTACCTTGACCCAAAAAGAGAACAAGGATGTCATCATCCGAGTCAGCGATACAGGCGTGGGTATCCCTGCAGGGAGAGAGTCCAAGATCTTTGACCCCTTTTTTACTACGAAAGAGCAAGGTACGGGTTTAGGCTTGACCATTGTCCATACGGTCGTTAAAAACCACGGAGGAACGATCTCAGTGGCGAACAACGATGGAGGGGGAGCAACTTTTACCATTTCCCTTCCCGTACCCAAGGGGATGCTGGGGTGTTTTGGGGCCATAGGCCCTGCCCCGGCGAGCGACGGGAACGCTGAGAATCGCTAAGCACTTAGCGCTATGCGCATAGCGTTTTTTATTTTGTCATTTGGAGATTTATGAAGCCGCGAATTTTGATTGTTGACGACGAAATCCGCATGCAGCGCATTTTCGAGATTAATTTCAGCCCGAAATATGAAGTTCTAACTTGCGGGGATGGGGAAGAAGCTCTGCAGGTGGTGAAAACGAAAGACGTCACCCTGATGGTTACGGACCTGAAAATGCCCCGCATGAACGGAATGACCCTGCTGCAGGAAGTGCGCCAAATCCATCCTGAACTCCCCATAATCATTACGACAGCTTATGGGACAGTTGAAGGGGCAGTTCAGGCCATGAAAGAAGGAGCCGTCGATTATATCCTCAAGCCCATTAAGATGGATGAGATGGAGCTATTGATCGAAAAAACTCTATCGGTATGTCGCCTGAAAGATGAAAACCGCGACCTTCGGCAGGAGTTAAAGACCCTCTATGGACCCAAGAATATTGTAGGCAGCCATCCGGCTATGCAGAGAGTCATCCAGCTCATCCAACAAGTAGCGGGGACAAGGGCTACCGTGCTCGTTCAGGGTGAGAGCGGCACAGGTAAAGAAATAGTGGCCAGAGCCATCCATTACGAAAGTGACCGTTCGAGTAAGCCCTTCGTGGTCATCAATTGTGCAGCCATTCCCAGTAACCTCCTTGAAAGTGAGCTTTTCGGCTATGAAAAGGGAGCCTTCACCGGTGCGGTGAAGACGAAAAGGGGGCGCTTGGAGCTGGCGGATAAGGGAACGCTTTTTCTGGATGAGATTGGGGAGATGCCCAAAGAACTCCAAGTAAAAATCCTGCGGGTTTTAGAAGAGCAGAAGTTCCAACGGGTTGGCGGCATGGAAGATATCGAAGTAGATAACCGGATTGTTGCGGCCACCAATAAAGACCTGAAACAGGCTGTGGAAATAGGAGCTTTTCGGGAAGACCTTTATTACCGTTTGAATGTGATCATCATTCCGATTCCTCCCCTGCGCGAGAGGAAAGAAGACATTCCCTTACTGGTTGAGCATTTCTTGGATAAGCACCGTGGGATAGGCAAGAAAAAAAATAAGGGAATAAGCGAAAGAGCACTGAAATGTTTAATGGAGAACACCTGGCCAGGTAATGTAAGAGAACTTGAAAATGCCCTTCTTCGGGGTTTAGTCCTTTGCCGTTCCGATTATATAGAAGTTGAAGACCTGCCTGAAGAGCTTACCATTCAGGAAAAAGAGGAAGAGAAAACCGTCGCTGCCGACCGGCACGAACTTAAGCAGATGAAAAAACAAGCCCAACAGAAAATGAAGGAGGAGATTGAGGGAAATTTCATCATCGAAGCCTTGCGTAAAGGGGAGGGGAATATCCAACGATCGGCAGCTATGGTCAACATGGACAGAAGGCAGTTCCAGAACTTAATTAAAAAATACGGAATTGCTAAGGAAAAATTTGGAAAAAATTGATGCGAAAAATAATTTCGCACTTGGAAGAAAAACTTCGCAGCTAATAACTTATTGTAGTTATTTAATAATTTTTAATTTACGACCTAGCGTAAGCCATCAAGCCTATTTTCCCCCTTTCCATTATGCATTTCCTTAAAAAATTAATTAATAATATCAGTTGGTTTTAAAAAATACTGCTGTCGCCCCGGTGGCCCATATTTTGCTAAAAATCTTAAAAAAGGCTTTAACAGGAGGGTAAAATGGCCATTGGGGACTTAATCCGCAACATCAAGAAAAAGGCATCAGGGCAAAAGCTCACCAGTCTCGAGCCTTATTACCCACCGACGCAAAACGTTCCCATCGGGCTTCCCAAACAGGTGGAGAGCCTCTGCCCGGAATGCCGGAAATTGATCCCGGCCAAAATTCTCGAACGAGATGGAAAAGTACTCATGGAGAAGACCTGTCCAGACCACGGGTTTGTGCGAGACCTGGTGTATTCTGATGCGGAGCTTTATAAGAAGGTTGAACGGTGGACCTACGAGGATGGGGACGGAATCCTGAATCCACAGATTATCGGGGCGAAGGTGTGCCCGGATGACTGCGGAGTTTGCGACCTGCACATCAGCCACGCCGCCGTGGCCAACATCGATTTAACCAATCGATGTAATTTGAGATGTCCCATCTGCTTTGCCAACGCCAATGTGCAGGGGTACGTGTATGAGCCGACTTATGAGCAAGTATTGGAAATGCTCGCCATGGTCAGGAATATAAAACCTGTTTTTCCTCCAGGGGTCCAATTTTCCGGTGGAGAACCAACCATTCATCCTCGGTTCCTGGACATCCTGAAAGCAACCCGGGCCATGGGCTTCAGCCATCTGCAGATTGCTTCTAATGGGATCCGCATCGGTAAAGATCTGGAGTTTGCCAGGCAGTGCAAGGAAGCGGGCCTCTATACCGTTTATTTGCAGTTTGATGGGACAGGAGATGAAGTGTATCAGAAGACCCGGGGGCTGTCCGGCCTCTGGGAGTTGAAGGTCAAAGCAGTGGAGAATGCCAGAGAGTCAGGCTTGCGGATCGTTCTGGTGCCGACGATCATCAAGACCATCAATGATCATCAGGTGGGAAATATTCTGCAATTTGCCATTGATAATTCTGACGTCATCAGCGGAATCAGCTATCAGCCCGTGGCCTTCACCGGGCGGATCTCGGTTGAAGAACGAGAACGGCAACGCTACACCTTGTCCGACTTGGCCAAGGATATCGAGAGCCAAACCGGTTATCTCAAGGCCATGGAGGATTGGTACCCTCTGTCAGTGACCTCTCCTTTTTCCAAGCTGCTCAGCGCCATTTGGAAGTATGAAGTGATGAAGATTACCTCCCATGCGGATTGTGGCATTGGCTCCTACATCTTTGTCAATTGCCAAACCAAGAGTGTCACCCCGATCACCAAGATAATCGACATCGAAGGGTTCACCATGGACCTGAACAACCTGGTGAAACAGAAGATCTCTCATATTCGGGCCTTGACTGCCCTCAGCGCTCAGCATCTGCTGAAGAAGCACTTCCGGGAGAAGGAAGCAAAGGACGGGATGACCCCGGAAATCTGCTTAGAGCTTTTCCAGGGGGTGGTGGACAAGGAGGCCCAAAAGCGCGTGGAACTCATTTACAACTGGAACATGTTACTCGTGGGGGGTATGCACTTCCAGGATTCATATAATTACAACGTGGACCGAGTGAAGCGTTGTTCCATCCACTATGCGGCGCCTAATGGCAGGATGTACCCCTTCTGTGCGTATAATTCCGGACCCGTTTTCCGAGAAAAGATCGAGCGCCAATACTCCATCCCCTTAGAAGAATGGCGCCAGCGACATCGCCACTTGGAGGAAGATAGTTATTTCCTCTACCGGTCCTAAATAACCCCTCTTAGAAAAAAGGGAGGCTGATTTCAGCCTCCCTTTTTTATTGCCCCCTTTTTAAAAATTTATAAACCCTATGCGCCATGCGCTCTGCGCTTAGTAGCTTTTTTTGGAAAGGATTAAGGTTGATGGACTTTTTACGAAGCCATCAAGGTTGAGGCCCCCGAAATCCATAGTAGTAGCGGTAGAGAAGGAGAATACCGATGATGAGGAGGATAATGGGCCCGACCAGGTCACTCCAGGCTTCAAAGGACGGAAAAAATTCAATGACAAAATTCACAACAAAAAGAATAATGCCGATGCCGCCAACGATCCAGCCCGCCCAAGTGTGACGATTGATCAGAAAGAGCCCCACGCCGATGGCCACTAAGATTAATGGCCAGCTTGTTTCAAAATGAAGGATATAAAGGCGATGCAGGAGTAGTAAGATCCCCAGTGTTACCAGAATGAGCCCACCCAATAAAAGGCCTTTTTTCCCTCGCGCCATTTTTACGTTTTGATACCTCCCGTTTGAATTTTATTACCATGTTTGATAAAATAATTCAATGGAAAAGTTTAAACCGCTAAGCGCTTAGCGCTATGCCCATAGCGTTTTTAATTCTTTATGATCAAGTTCATAGAAAATTTAGAGCGGCACCGGTTTTACAAGCCGCAGATAGTCTACCACCAGGCGATCCCTTCCCAAGGGGGGCAATGGGCAAGGTTGGAAAGGGAGTTACCTCCTTTATTGACCCAGGCCCTGGCGGAGCAGAATATTGATTCTCTTTACTCCCACCAGGCCGCAGCCATCCAAAAAGTTCGGGAGGGGAAGAATGTAGTCATTGCCACGCCAACGGCCAGCGGCAAGACCTTGGCGTACACCCTGCCGGTGATCGAGTCTCTTCTCCAAATCCCAGACTCAAAAGCCCTGTACCTCTTCCCCTTGAAAGCGCTGGAGCAAGACCAATTGAAGGCCCTGGAGGAATTTATTTCCCCGATTAAAGGCCAGATCAAATTTCAGGCCGTGATCTATGATGGAGATACGTCGAGTTATCGGCGGAGGAAGATTCGCGAATCTATTCCCACGATTTTGATCACCAACCCGGACATGGTCCATCTCAGCCTGCTCCCGTTTCATACCCAATGGGAGGAGCTCTTCCGCAACCTACGGTATGTGATCATCGATGAGCTCCACACTTACAAAGGGATATTCGGCTCGCATCTGGCACAAATTATCCGCAGGCTGGAACGGATCTGTAACTTCTATGGATCAAGGCCCCAGTTCGTCGCTTGTTCGGCAACCATTGCCAACGCCAAGGCATTTGCTGAGAAGCTGATGGGCCTTCCCTTCGAAGCTGTCGAAGAAAGCGGTGCACCCCGTGCGGGGAGGAATTTCCTTTTTCTGAATCCTACGATGAGCCCCTACACCTTGGCCGTGAAACTTTTCCTGGACTGCCTCGACGGCGGCTTTCGTACTTTGGTCTTTACCCAGGCCCGGAAGATAACGGAACTCCTGCACACCTGGGTTTTAAAGGATCGCCCGGACTTGAAGAACCGGGTGAGCTCCTACCGTGCCGGGTTCCTTCCGGAAGAACGCCGGGAGATCGAAGCCAAACTGGTATCCGGCGAACTTTTGGGAGTCATCTCCACCAGTGCCTTGGAGTTGGGAATTGACATTGGAGGTTTGGATGTTTGCATCCTGGTGGGCTACCCGGGTACAGTCGCAGCTACCTGGCAGCGAGGTGGCCGGGTAGGAAGAGCAGATCGGGAGTCTCTCATTGCCTTAATCGCCCAGCCAGACGCTCTGGACCAGTATTTCATGCGCCATCCGCAAGATTTCTTCAGCCGGGGGTTTGAGAGCGCGATAGTGGATCCGGACAATTCCGTAATCGTTTCCCGACACTTAGTCTGTGCCAGTGCTGAGATACCGCTGCGGATGGAGGAAGATGTTTTCCCATTGCAAAAATACGATCCCCTTCTGGATCAACTGGTTGCCGAAGGGGAACTTCTCCGCAGTGCCTCGGGCCGGGAATGGTTTTCCCACCGGGTTTATCCCCACCGGATGGTGGACATTCGTTCCGCGGGAGAAGGTTTTACCATCTTCGAAGAAGGGACGAAGCGAGTGGTCGGGAAGATCAGCGTGCCGAGGGTTTACAGCGAATGTCACCCGGGAGCGATCTACCTGCATAAAGCCGACCCGTACGTAGTCACCCATCTGGACCAGGGGAAGAGGGAAGTCTGGACCAAACAGGTGGAGGTGGATTATTATACCCGCGCGCTATCAGAGAAAGAGACCGAGATCCTCTCTGTGGCCCAAACCCAGAATATCGCTCAGTTCACAGCCTGTTTCGGCAGGTTAAAGGTCACCGAGAGGGTTAGGGGTTTTGAGAAGCGGCGCATCTTCGGCCAGGATCTTCTCAGCGTCCATGAATTAGAGATGCCTTCCCACGTCTTTGAGACCATGGGATTGTGGATGGTCCTTCCTGAAAGCATCTCTCAGCAAGTGAAGGAAGCAGGGATGCATTTTATGGGCGGAATCCACGCCATCGAACATGCCTCCATCGCCCTTTTCCCGCTTTTTGCCCTCTGCGATCGGAATGACGTGGGAGGAATTTGCTACCCGGTGCATCCCCAGTTGGAGAAGCCAGCAATTTTTATCTATGACGGATACCCCGGAGGGGTTGGCTTGGCCGAATATGGCTATGGCATGCTGGAAGAGCTTTTGAAAAAAACCCTTTCTCTGATCCGTGATTGTAACTGCTTGGACGGCTGCCCATCTTGCGTCCACTCTCCCAAGTGCGGGTCGGGAAACAAACCCTTAGACAAGCGTGCTGCGGAATTCATCCTGGAATGGTTATTGGGGGGAAAGGAAATTAAACCCCAAATAGCGGATAGAGCTCAGACGAGGCCTTTGACGCTTCCGGCTAATGTTTTTCTCGGGGGGGATTCTGAAATTGCCGAGCCCGAGGCAATTACCCGACCTCAACATCCCCTTTGGCTAAAGGAAAAAATTTCTCGCCACCGTATTCTTTTTCTGGACCTGGAAACCCAGAGGAGTGCCGAAGAAGTCGGCGGCTGGCAGAACAAACACCTGATGCGTTTGGCTGTGGCCGTAGTTTATGATTCGAGGGAAGATTCTTTTGATATATTCAAAGAAGATCGTGTCCATGACTTGATCGCCAAACTGAAGACCGCGGACCTGGTTGTTGGGTTTAACATCGCTGATTTCGATTACCATGTCCTGAAAGGTTACTCTCCTTTTCGCTTTTCTGAACTCAAGACCTTTGACATCCTGCAAGAAATTTCCAGGCAATTGGGTTATCGTCTTTCCCTCAACCACCTGGCCCACAAGACTTTAAACATGGAGAAATCCGCCGATGGCTTACAGTCATTGCAGTGGTTTAAAGAAGGGAAGATCGAAGAAGTGATTGCCTATTGCCAAAAGGACGTAGAGATCACCCGGGACCTCTTTCTCTTTGGCCTGGCCAACGGTCACCTACTGTTCGAGACCAAATCTGGCCAGCTCGTCCGCCTGCCTGTGGATTGGAATTTGTCGAGAATTATAAAAAAATAAAAATGCAGGGTGGAGGGGATTGACCCTATACCCTACACCCTTTTTTTCAACAGACCCGGCAGAGGAGGATAGGTACGGTGGCCGTATGAATAATCTTGTTGGCCACACTTCCCAGGACGAACTGGGTGAGCCCGGTGCGCCCGTGAGTGGACATGGCGATAAGGTCGAAGTCGCGGTCTCGGGCATGATCGACAATTTCCTGGGCATCGTGGCCATAACGGACCACTGAGTTTACGTTGACCCCCACGCTTTTCAGATTCTCCTCAACTTTCGCCAGGTATTCCTCCGCCTCGCGGACGACATTCACCTGATGTTGAATAGGGTCCATCCCCGGGAAGGTGTAGGCCAGCGCCACCCGCAAGAGGGTGACTTCTGCCCCATGAATCTTGGCCAACCATTCTACTCGGGGCAGAATTCCTTCGGCCAGCTTGGAACCATCTAAGGGAACTAAAAATTTTTTAAACATCATGGCCTCCTTTCTTTAATTCCAGAGTAGAGAAATTTTCTTTTGAAAAACAGATGAACACAGATTATCAGGGTTTCGTTATCCGGACATTGAAAAGAAGGAACTATAAAAAAGCTATCTGGGTTTATCCGTGTAAATCTGTGTCCCGAGTTGCAATTATAAATTATTCTTTCTGATTACTTTCTGGGAGAGGATGGCAATGCCTACTAACCCCAGCCCGACGAAATCGTAAACCAGGACCGGATAAACTAAGGCCAGCCCGGCGATGATTAGAATGGCCCGCTCATAAGGGGTGGCCCGTTTGAACATCCATCCATCCATGCCCGCTGCCAGGGCAAAGATACCCACCAGGGCTGTTATAAAGGTCCAGATGATATTAAGCGGATCACCCTTAAAAAGCAAAGCCACGCCGTCGGGATGAAGGGTAAAATTAAAGGGGACGAGGAAAGCAGGTAGAGTATATTTCCAGGCCTGCATGGTCGTTTTGTAGGGATCTCCCCCGGTGAGCGCAGCGGCGGCAAAGGGAGAAAGAGCGGTGGGGGGGGAGACCTCCGAGAGGATAGAGTAGTAGAAAATAAACATGTGGGCGGCAAAGTCAGGGACGCCCAGCTTCATCAGGGCAGGGGCGGCGATCACCGCGCAGATGATGTAGGAAGCCGTCACGGGAACGGCCAGACCGACGACCCAGACTACCAAAGCCGTGAAGATGGCGGTCAAAAGGAGGCTCCCTCCGGCATATTCGATGACGATGGAGCTGAATTTCAGCCCCAGCCCGGTGAGGGTGACTACGCCCACGATAATTCCGGCCGAAGCACAGGTGGTGGCCACGGAAAGCACCCCGATGGAACCGCTCCGCAGGGCATTGATTAATTTTTTCGGGAAAAGGGCGGTATCCGGTCGGATAAAGCTGACTGCCAACGCAATCACGGTAGCCCAGAAGACAGCCATGATGGGCGTAAACCCCACGACCATGATGACGACGATGGCGATGAGAGAAGTAAAGTGAAATCCATAAAGCCGGGTGAGTTGCCATAAAGAATAGGTGTGGTCGAAGGAGATAACTTTGGCCCCAAACTTTTTAGCGTCAAATTCCACCATAAGGAAGATCCCCCAGTAATACAAGATCGTTGGGATAGAGGCCATGACGATGACGTCCAAATAGGAGATCTTCAAAAACTCAGCGATGAGAAAAGCGGCCGCTCCCAACACCGGCGGGGAAAGGATGGCGCCGATGCCTCCGGCCGCTAAAAGACCTCCTGCTGCTTCTTTACTGTATCCGGCCTTGGCCAGCATGGGATAAGCCACCGAACCCAGGGTGACCGTGGTGGCCACCCCGCTGCCGGAGGGTCCTCCGAGGAGAAACGAGGCCAGGGTCACGGTTCGACCCGCCCCGGTTGGCTTCCCCCCCATGGCCGAGAGGGAAAAATCGATGAAGAATTTTCCCGCCCCGGAAAATTCCAGGAAGGCTCCGTATATCGTAAAGAGGATAATATAGGTAGAGGAGACATCGACGGGCACGCCAAAAATTCCCTCCAGAGTCATATACATGTGTCCAACGAGTCGGTCAATGCCATATCCCCGATGGGTCCAGGGGGGAGGAAGCCAAGGCCCGATATAGGCATAAACCAAGAAAGATCCAACGACAACGGGAAGAATCCAGCTCGTCGTCCGGCGGGTTGCTTCCAGAATCAAAACCATCAGCAAACCACCGAAGATTAAGTCCCAGGAGGTGGGCGTCACGGCGCGGTAAATGAACTCTTCGAAATCGAGGAAGATGTAAACGATGGTTGCAACTCCCAAAACGGAAAGGAGGTAATCATACCAGAAAATCCTGTTGCGAAACCGTTTGAGGGACGGGAAAACCAGAAAGGTTAAAAAAAGGACGAACATGACGTGAATCCCCCGGAGGATCTGGGTCATGATTATCCCGATAGCGGCGTAAAGATGGATAAGGGACATGGCCACGGCCACGGTGGTGATGAATATCCCCATCTTACCGGACAGACGGCGGGAAGGTCCCTCTTCTTCCTCGATAAAGGCTTCAGCTTTTTTCAGCCGTTCTTCAGTAATCAGTTCTTCTTCAGGAGCTAAAGAAGGTTTTTCCTCTTCCTGCATACCTGTCCTTTCTATGAAGGAATAAAATCAGGCTTTCCAGGAGAACTCTGCCGGGCAACATGAGAATTTTTTTTGTGGGGAAGCCTTCCCCTCCCACGGCAACCCGAAAAAGATTGTCAGCAGGAGGAGGATATAACCGTTTATTTAAACTTGATTCCCTTTTCCTGGTAGTACTTAATCGCTCCCGGATGGAAAGGCAGCGAAGAACCAACTGCGGCGGTGGCTAAGGTGAAGTTCTGGGCTTCTTTATGCACCGCTACGAGTTCCGGCTGATGTTCGAGAAGGACTTTTGTTATGTTATAAGCCAGCCCGGCATCCATTTTCTCATGGCAGATTAAGAGATTGGCCACACACACCACCTGGACGTCAGCATCCATACCCGGGTAAATGGCTTTAGGTATGGGCAGTTTGAAGTAAACCGGCCCATATTTCTGGGTCAACTTATCAAGATGATCAGCGTTGTTTAAGACTTTAATCTTAATCCCTGGCGTGGCTGCTAAATCTAAAACGGCGGCAGTGGGCAACCCTCCATCCCAAGTGAAGGCATCTATCTTACGATCCTTCAAAGCTCCAGCGGATTCAGCTACCCCCAGGCGATCCCGCTTAATATCTTTCTCCCCATCAATGCCGTAGCTTTCCAGAACCCTCATGGTTTTAACTTCGGTCCCGCTCCCCGGAGATCCTGTGGATACCCGCTTTCCCTTGAGGTCGGAAACGGATTTAATCCCCGATCCTTCCACAGTTACAAAGTGCATGTAATTGGAATAGATGACCCCAATCGTTCGTATAGGAATCGCTCCACCGGCCTTGAATCTTCCAAGTCCCTTCCAAGCATCATATCCGATATCGGCCATGATAAGGGCCAACTCGGCTTTTCCTATCTGGATGAGTTTGCAGTTGTCCACAGAACCAGCCGTTACTTCAGCCGTGGCTTCCGTGTTGGGAATATACTTGGAGATGACATTGGCCATTCCGCCCCCGAGGGGATAATATACACCGCCTGTTCCCCCCGTACCGATGGATAGACGCACGGCCTTGCTCTGGGCCTCTCCCGAACTCCCAAAGGAAAGGGTGAAAATAATGGTTAATAGAATCGTCAAAGTGCCCAAGTGTCGCTTAGAACCCATCGCGAATTCTCCTTTTCTAATAATAATATTTACTTTTTTCTGGCGCGAGGCTCTTTCTTACCACATATTGATTTTGGCAACAAGGGGAAAAAAGATCGGCTGGCATAAGGATTATAGACAATCGGCAAAAGGTGCAAGGTTCAAGACGCAAGGAATAAGGCTCAAAGAAAGTTATAATCTTCAAGTT
Coding sequences within it:
- a CDS encoding ATP-binding protein, yielding AALALAINLTLCLVVFFDNPKGVVNRVFTLLILSFVGWNAGELIMINSDQHSMALIGVKIIFAGVFLFPVFFLHFSYVFPQKFTRFFDGWRSTLLYAGPVILLIPFVLLLQVDIGRVLQIGSIFYYVFTFKGPLESHVLAWVLSLIGLGYFSWGVLNFILSYGQTKIARQRLQILYLLVGICSMFIIGLVLHVANYFFELGYSFFFVASLYSLLISFFFALAIVKYRLVDIHFIIRGGILYSILTGLVLVIYVLLIKNVCDILANKFGTTSLLVESVFILVLVFLLRPLERRVEEFIDRFFYRDRYLFRLKFFEFTRTLLNILDLQTLSRATVEFISQALVVNKVGIWTLDVEADSYRMTSQTGFLEERPFAEESSFIAYLKKSQRAVELEYIKNYYPLQADVKEMMIEHIALVIPFQWEEGLLGFLLVGDKRNGKNFTIMEIEALEALAPAMAMAISRALLYQNLKRKDLQMMQSEKLAALGEMAASFVHGIRNPLGIISGSAETLKKKIPEPVQSEMIQFIREESERINRMLTNFLEFAKPKPPTFQEVNLKDILRRTVDLSSIPARERGVQVVQEYPQDKVSLFLDPEQIHEAFVNLELNALEAMPAGGTLRITLTQKENKDVIIRVSDTGVGIPAGRESKIFDPFFTTKEQGTGLGLTIVHTVVKNHGGTISVANNDGGGATFTISLPVPKGMLGCFGAIGPAPASDGNAENR
- a CDS encoding sigma-54 dependent transcriptional regulator, with translation MKPRILIVDDEIRMQRIFEINFSPKYEVLTCGDGEEALQVVKTKDVTLMVTDLKMPRMNGMTLLQEVRQIHPELPIIITTAYGTVEGAVQAMKEGAVDYILKPIKMDEMELLIEKTLSVCRLKDENRDLRQELKTLYGPKNIVGSHPAMQRVIQLIQQVAGTRATVLVQGESGTGKEIVARAIHYESDRSSKPFVVINCAAIPSNLLESELFGYEKGAFTGAVKTKRGRLELADKGTLFLDEIGEMPKELQVKILRVLEEQKFQRVGGMEDIEVDNRIVAATNKDLKQAVEIGAFREDLYYRLNVIIIPIPPLRERKEDIPLLVEHFLDKHRGIGKKKNKGISERALKCLMENTWPGNVRELENALLRGLVLCRSDYIEVEDLPEELTIQEKEEEKTVAADRHELKQMKKQAQQKMKEEIEGNFIIEALRKGEGNIQRSAAMVNMDRRQFQNLIKKYGIAKEKFGKN
- a CDS encoding radical SAM protein, producing MAIGDLIRNIKKKASGQKLTSLEPYYPPTQNVPIGLPKQVESLCPECRKLIPAKILERDGKVLMEKTCPDHGFVRDLVYSDAELYKKVERWTYEDGDGILNPQIIGAKVCPDDCGVCDLHISHAAVANIDLTNRCNLRCPICFANANVQGYVYEPTYEQVLEMLAMVRNIKPVFPPGVQFSGGEPTIHPRFLDILKATRAMGFSHLQIASNGIRIGKDLEFARQCKEAGLYTVYLQFDGTGDEVYQKTRGLSGLWELKVKAVENARESGLRIVLVPTIIKTINDHQVGNILQFAIDNSDVISGISYQPVAFTGRISVEERERQRYTLSDLAKDIESQTGYLKAMEDWYPLSVTSPFSKLLSAIWKYEVMKITSHADCGIGSYIFVNCQTKSVTPITKIIDIEGFTMDLNNLVKQKISHIRALTALSAQHLLKKHFREKEAKDGMTPEICLELFQGVVDKEAQKRVELIYNWNMLLVGGMHFQDSYNYNVDRVKRCSIHYAAPNGRMYPFCAYNSGPVFREKIERQYSIPLEEWRQRHRHLEEDSYFLYRS
- a CDS encoding DUF5668 domain-containing protein, coding for MARGKKGLLLGGLILVTLGILLLLHRLYILHFETSWPLILVAIGVGLFLINRHTWAGWIVGGIGIILFVVNFVIEFFPSFEAWSDLVGPIILLIIGILLLYRYYYGFRGPQP
- a CDS encoding DEAD/DEAH box helicase, with protein sequence MIKFIENLERHRFYKPQIVYHQAIPSQGGQWARLERELPPLLTQALAEQNIDSLYSHQAAAIQKVREGKNVVIATPTASGKTLAYTLPVIESLLQIPDSKALYLFPLKALEQDQLKALEEFISPIKGQIKFQAVIYDGDTSSYRRRKIRESIPTILITNPDMVHLSLLPFHTQWEELFRNLRYVIIDELHTYKGIFGSHLAQIIRRLERICNFYGSRPQFVACSATIANAKAFAEKLMGLPFEAVEESGAPRAGRNFLFLNPTMSPYTLAVKLFLDCLDGGFRTLVFTQARKITELLHTWVLKDRPDLKNRVSSYRAGFLPEERREIEAKLVSGELLGVISTSALELGIDIGGLDVCILVGYPGTVAATWQRGGRVGRADRESLIALIAQPDALDQYFMRHPQDFFSRGFESAIVDPDNSVIVSRHLVCASAEIPLRMEEDVFPLQKYDPLLDQLVAEGELLRSASGREWFSHRVYPHRMVDIRSAGEGFTIFEEGTKRVVGKISVPRVYSECHPGAIYLHKADPYVVTHLDQGKREVWTKQVEVDYYTRALSEKETEILSVAQTQNIAQFTACFGRLKVTERVRGFEKRRIFGQDLLSVHELEMPSHVFETMGLWMVLPESISQQVKEAGMHFMGGIHAIEHASIALFPLFALCDRNDVGGICYPVHPQLEKPAIFIYDGYPGGVGLAEYGYGMLEELLKKTLSLIRDCNCLDGCPSCVHSPKCGSGNKPLDKRAAEFILEWLLGGKEIKPQIADRAQTRPLTLPANVFLGGDSEIAEPEAITRPQHPLWLKEKISRHRILFLDLETQRSAEEVGGWQNKHLMRLAVAVVYDSREDSFDIFKEDRVHDLIAKLKTADLVVGFNIADFDYHVLKGYSPFRFSELKTFDILQEISRQLGYRLSLNHLAHKTLNMEKSADGLQSLQWFKEGKIEEVIAYCQKDVEITRDLFLFGLANGHLLFETKSGQLVRLPVDWNLSRIIKK
- a CDS encoding universal stress protein, whose amino-acid sequence is MMFKKFLVPLDGSKLAEGILPRVEWLAKIHGAEVTLLRVALAYTFPGMDPIQHQVNVVREAEEYLAKVEENLKSVGVNVNSVVRYGHDAQEIVDHARDRDFDLIAMSTHGRTGLTQFVLGSVANKIIHTATVPILLCRVC